A single Crateriforma conspicua DNA region contains:
- the ribD gene encoding bifunctional diaminohydroxyphosphoribosylaminopyrimidine deaminase/5-amino-6-(5-phosphoribosylamino)uracil reductase RibD — protein sequence MPDDSTPADEPSGPDHPDPISTPPPRRGELAPAQFATPADAAEADQRWMQDALRLATAGQGHVEPNPMVGCVLVRDGRLIGQGYHRKFGGPHAEVEAIRDCLASGQTTVGCTAYVTLEPCCHHGKTPPCTGALIDAQVHRVVIAVADPFKQVDHGGIRQLTDAGIRVDVGVLESEARFILAPYLKRITTGIPWMIAKWAMTADGRIATVTGQSQWITGTDSRADVHQTRGRVDAIVVGMGTMSADDPLLTARPPGARVAQRLVFCRTSLPGETSRLVQTADQIPTTCVAPEDLNPVSQKRLADLGVRFLRPTAEPPCDQVARSNDCGPAEMDPPLRRVMRTLSHEGATNVLLECGGRLMASFLSENLPDEFHIYVGAKVFGGHTAPGPVGGAGISAIGESPALELVESRAIGEDVKIIYRRK from the coding sequence ATGCCTGACGACAGCACGCCCGCCGACGAACCGTCGGGCCCCGATCATCCCGATCCAATTTCAACGCCGCCGCCACGTCGCGGCGAATTGGCGCCCGCCCAATTTGCCACGCCCGCGGATGCCGCCGAAGCTGACCAGCGATGGATGCAAGATGCCTTGCGTTTGGCAACGGCGGGACAGGGTCACGTGGAACCGAACCCCATGGTCGGATGCGTGCTGGTTCGCGACGGCCGCTTGATCGGTCAAGGTTACCACCGGAAGTTTGGCGGTCCCCACGCGGAAGTCGAAGCGATCCGGGATTGCCTGGCGAGTGGCCAGACGACGGTCGGCTGCACAGCCTATGTCACCTTGGAACCCTGCTGTCATCACGGAAAAACACCTCCTTGCACCGGAGCCTTGATCGACGCACAGGTTCATCGCGTCGTTATCGCAGTTGCTGACCCGTTCAAACAGGTCGACCACGGCGGCATTCGGCAATTGACTGATGCAGGGATTCGCGTCGACGTCGGTGTTTTAGAATCGGAGGCACGGTTTATCCTGGCCCCCTATCTGAAACGCATCACGACGGGAATCCCGTGGATGATCGCCAAATGGGCGATGACCGCCGACGGCAGGATCGCGACCGTCACGGGCCAGAGTCAATGGATTACCGGCACGGACAGCCGGGCCGATGTCCATCAAACCCGCGGACGCGTCGATGCGATCGTCGTGGGAATGGGGACGATGTCGGCGGATGATCCGTTACTGACCGCTCGACCGCCGGGGGCCAGGGTCGCCCAGCGTCTGGTTTTCTGTCGAACGTCGCTGCCCGGCGAAACATCGCGATTGGTGCAGACGGCGGATCAGATTCCGACCACTTGTGTCGCCCCGGAAGACCTGAACCCAGTATCACAAAAACGTCTGGCCGACCTGGGTGTACGTTTTCTGCGGCCGACCGCAGAACCACCCTGTGATCAGGTAGCTCGATCGAACGATTGTGGGCCGGCGGAGATGGACCCGCCACTTCGCCGGGTCATGCGAACGTTGAGCCATGAAGGCGCAACCAACGTCTTGTTGGAATGCGGTGGGCGTTTAATGGCCAGTTTTCTTTCCGAAAACCTTCCCGACGAGTTTCACATCTATGTCGGCGCGAAGGTCTTTGGCGGTCACACGGCCCCTGGTCCGGTGGGCGGAGCTGGGATTTCGGCTATCGGTGAGAGCCCCGCGTTGGAATTGGTCGAATCCAGAGCCATCGGCGAAGACGTCAAAATTATTTATCGGCGGAAGTGA
- a CDS encoding M3 family oligoendopeptidase: protein MSFDDHGMARFILVGGRLQLHPLQHRKGRETRDRGGVFESISVQSHAGLPTLQYTFQSAECHLSLNVQDAKSIRMELFVTDTQRRDVLEQYEGKPVRWITDDTIEADSLLHLRRQNPQSFDKTFGEIVAHLLRGQSLHAFSRNVDRKLIHLVSSTDTALPRQDQIQQWIEALSADQIGKRQTAQNQLLRVGTPVLQMLDAIPSEHLDAEQRYRIKQIRRRLTPTMEDSVASWAHRLAMDRQYFATIAGDLPIDQQLIVNRHLESLGMEPIVGSSESLVHVATSSD from the coding sequence ATGTCTTTTGACGACCACGGGATGGCCCGTTTCATCTTGGTCGGCGGCCGATTGCAGCTTCACCCGCTGCAGCATCGAAAGGGCCGCGAAACCCGCGATCGTGGTGGTGTCTTTGAAAGTATTTCGGTCCAATCGCACGCGGGTCTGCCGACACTGCAGTACACGTTTCAATCGGCTGAGTGTCACTTGTCATTGAACGTCCAGGACGCCAAGTCGATCCGGATGGAATTGTTCGTCACCGACACGCAACGTCGTGATGTGCTGGAACAATACGAAGGCAAGCCCGTCCGCTGGATCACCGATGACACCATCGAAGCAGACAGCCTGTTGCACCTGAGAAGGCAAAACCCACAGTCCTTTGACAAGACGTTTGGTGAAATCGTTGCCCATCTGTTGCGTGGCCAATCGCTGCACGCGTTCAGCCGAAATGTCGACCGCAAGCTGATCCACTTGGTTTCGTCCACCGACACGGCGCTGCCGCGTCAGGACCAGATTCAACAGTGGATCGAAGCATTGTCGGCCGATCAGATCGGTAAACGTCAAACCGCACAAAACCAACTGTTGCGTGTGGGCACCCCCGTCCTGCAGATGCTGGATGCCATCCCGAGCGAACACTTGGATGCGGAACAACGGTATCGCATCAAACAGATCCGCCGACGCTTGACCCCAACCATGGAAGACTCCGTCGCGTCGTGGGCCCACCGTTTGGCCATGGACCGACAGTACTTTGCGACCATCGCGGGTGACTTACCGATCGACCAACAGTTGATCGTCAACCGACACTTAGAATCATTGGGCATGGAACCCATCGTCGGTTCGTCCGAAAGCTTGGTTCATGTGGCGACGTCATCGGATTGA